The Gossypium hirsutum isolate 1008001.06 chromosome D02, Gossypium_hirsutum_v2.1, whole genome shotgun sequence region aaaaacgccgctaaaaccatgagcattagcggcgcttccccaaaaacgccgttaaagccccgaaagctcagaaaacggcgtcgtcaggcttaggttttttgcggcgctttctggaAAACTCCACTAATGcttgtttttagcggcgtttttcataaagcgccactaatactcgatctttagcggcgttttccaaaaagcgccgctaatgctcgatctttaacggcgttttttatccaaacgccgctaaaaatgccgctaaaagcctgttttggtgtagtggttGTTAATGTCAAAGACTTaggatatttaaattatatataaccacataatttttaattgaagtattaatgatattaattatttggactaatttataatatttaaaactataaAGATCAAActagaaattaaagtatataattaAATCTCAAGTTTAAACATATTAGAGGTACCAAagctaaaatttaaccattttgatAAAATGCAATGAAAAAACCGCATGGTTTGCCACGTGTAAGATGGAGGAATGTAAATCATCTTCCTTTCATATAGTTATATAGATTATCATCTACACTATGATTCGTGTGGAGTTGATTATATGCTTGTGtcaaattatagattaaaatatattttaggtGATGTTTTCAAAATTGGACCGATAGTTGAATTGATTAGGCTATTGGTTAATATAgttgaattaaataaatcattaaaaatcataaaataaaaaatattaaaaaaaaccttgTTCAATTATTTCTTTTAACCTAATTCAACTAGTTTGATGCCTCTCTTCGAACCAATACCCTAGCTAGTTCCCAGTCTAACTTGCTAGCCGGATTCAAACAACCATGACTCTAAGTCTCTATACTTCATACATGTGGAATTTAATCCTCCTACTTTTActttcaagaatttaatccctgtacttttaaaatttaaaatttcacttttagATTATATATATCCACGTAACActttaattaaaaagttaatgataTTAACCATTAGaactaactaataatattataaaaatatagaagattaaattttattagaaattaaagtataataattaaatctcaaatttaagcgtattaaaaggactaaaattgaaatttaaccattttataaaatgaaaaaaaggaaGAGCATGGCGAGTGTGTGCAACGTGTCAACAGGTAGGTTGTAAAGACTCAATctcaaatttaagcatattagaaagacgaaaactaaaatttaattattttaataaaatgacaaaaaaaaaagcatgATGATGTGTGCCAATGTTAGCATGAGGAAAATCTTTTCTTTCATAGACTTAAATATTCATTTAATCCCTGAACTTGTcacttttttataaattgatacctatgattttgattttgtcaaCTAATTTGGTACTATTTTGTATGTTCTTTAAGTCTTTGACAGGTAACATGTGATTGTGCCACGTGTCATTGATAACGTAATAATGAAATATctaaaaaaataggaaaataaaaaattaaataaatgtattgtttttcaTTGTCAGATTTTTCTACTTTCACCTAAATTAGTTTAAGATTTTCTTCatttcatttctaaatttctAGGTTTCATTCACttattctaaaaattttcaaGGTCAAGAAAAATGTAAATCTTAGCTTGTGTATATGTAAATCTGTAATACAATTATACAAGTATGTATGAAAAAAAGGCAATTGGCTGTCAAATCCAAATATACCATTCTAGATTGCCTACGCTCTGTACTTTTGTGTTGTGGGCCGTCTTGTCCTTTTAAGTGCGTTTGATgttataaatgtttttattttaatttatttggttagaattgagatatttaatttttatgaaaatggtAGAAGTTAATCTTATATGctaatattaataagattaaatttttaaaaaataaataattaagattaattttatcaaataacataattaCATTCCATACTTGattttattaacatataaattaagttcaatactaaaattcaacattcaaattttaatttatcaaataacaccTAAATGGGTATGAACTCAAGTCAATTCGACATCAACTCAGTtaatgaaattactaaaataatgttacctattttaacaaaattatattattatgattatactTTTGTCTCTTTTgttattaaaaaacaataaaaaattataaatgtgaatATTTTAATTCATGCCACTAAGTACTAacatatatagttttttttttaccacTTCGACAATCAaagctttattttgatatttactATTGAGTTAGTATCACGCTTCAACCTGACTCCAACTCAATGAAAAGTTTACTAAAAGCCCattatttttacaaaacaatctatattatttttaagacaattttataatttcatataaatttttttaaaaatgatgcaAGATGATATTTAAACTGaaaacattataatttttaatcacaatttaaccaaaatcatatttaattattatataaaaattttaaaaatatttattacataatattTTCACTCACTATGTAATCTACTTTTACAAGTTAGACCAATTCAAACAATGCTAGATATTTTATATAGAACCGAACTACACAAATATCTTGTAATTGATCGACCAGTCTACGGAATTTTCATCGTTGAATTAAACTGTGCCATTTTTTCAATGTATATAACTAGAACTTGACCTATTGTGTTTTATCGTATAAATTTTTTGTTGagctatatatattatatattataaaggtATACAAGcaaattaagaaatattttaTGTCACATTATAGATTTATGACCAAGGGATACTCCCAAAGTGTAGCATCTCActctattataatattaatataattattggaCTTCACATCTTCATTAATTTATGAATttcttatattaaaaattaaattctatttaaaattcatgtaagtttttaaaaaatcaaaaacccATAATTAGTCACAAAAGGATGAAACCAACACACCaacaaaatttatttcaaattaattgtaattttaattgatggaatatatggttttaattatatttaaaaactcCTCCCAAAAATATATAAGTTTGGCGTGAATATTCATCCATTAAGTTGAGTGGTGTAGCTTAATTTCTGGTGATTaaattttctattcttttttttgtgaaaaataaaataataaaaccacaTCAAATTGAAAGGATAAAAAGTATCCCTCGTTTTATCTTGTTGAAAGATGCCCGATACTTCATTAGGGATCGCATCAAAGATTTGTAGGCTTGATTTTCAAGTAAGACCCAACTTGGCCAGATAATCTGCAATAATATTATCTTCTCTAAATATATGTTGCACCCACCATTGCCCTTCAACTTTCGAAGTTTGATTCATTATGGTTATTATTTGATAAGTTTAAGGGCTGCTATTCAAATTCAACATACATGACCAATATTTCCATCTCATTTGAACAAATTGAATGGAAAAACAATTgggatttttttaattatcaattattGGTCTACATATTTTAAACTACTTAAAAGTCTAAGTTCCtttttcctaatatttttagatttaaatacaaaatttattGGAAGTGTCCTCATAAGAGTGACGGAATTAGATATATTTTGGATTTTATACAATCTTTTAATGACCTTTTGGCAAGCAGATTCCAAGTGTGGGTGTGTAAAGTAGATAACacctttttccaaatttttcttatttaaaacgAAGAACAATAACTTTGACCAGGTGATCCATGGAATAAAAAAAAGTCAACATGTTTAAAATAATGTGAGTTGGAACAATCATACGTTATTATTGACATTAGTAGCTAATAAAAATAGAACACGCGGTACTCATATTGACAATTCCTTTTTACATTCCAAGACACGTGGAGGTCAGTTACGGGGCAAGCTGAAGATTTCCAGATATTGTGATGCGCGTAGTAGCATAACGGTGCATCGTAGAGCGTGTTGCTGCGCTTGTCACCGCCCCAACCAGCCACTCCCCTTTCTGACACGGTGACTCTCTCTTGAAGTGACAAACCTTAAAAATGTGAGTTGTGGAGCGCTACTTCAaaccatttgtttttttaaacaaattaataaaaaattaaatatttataaaaatatccaACTTTAAAAACAGTAATAAGAATTAGTTGAAATTGAACAGTGGAGTCAATCATTTCCCTATCATTAGCTGCTTATTGTTgggagatttaaaaaaaaatatattttttggtgttGGCCCTGTATGTAAAATTTGTAAACACctttaaaagatataaatattttatgattttaaaaaatattattttaatagatattGACATAGAAGTGGCCAGCACCagttcaaaattttaacaatagCAGCAGGGttttttcatcaaaacaacaaATACATTCGACTAAATTGCCTGGGaaacaaaacaatttttttgtaGGATACAGAAACTTAAATGAAAAGCTTCATACATTAACTCCttaaaccaaatatatatatatgtcacctatgattttaacatatatatatgatatattttataGAGACCATCAAAACCTACCTTCACTATTCCTTGCTAACCTTTCGCCCTAAGccaaaaagaaagaatagaaaaacaGAGGAGAGCAATGTTATCAAAAGTGTGGACTTACATTTAAAAGTTCCAGGGCTCCTCATTTCTTCAGGCAAAAaaagatgaatttttttttaacattttgagCTGATTCGGGTCACTTCAAGTTCTAACACACCGGcacctattaaaaaatatatataattgtaaaatcatagaatatctatattttttaagGTATGTCAAAAAATACATACGGATGTCGATCATTATAGTGTTGgtaccaaaaataataatttttaaacccCCAACAATCAACAACCAATGATGGGGGAACGATTTACTTGGGTGTCGGCCATGGTGTGCCGACACCTCCCTCCACCACTATTCTTTTCgttgattttgaaattgagttatttttgtaaatacttaatttttggGGTAATTTGGTAGAAAAGCTCATATTGAGTCAGAGTAGTGGAGCCCCCTTGCCTTGGTTTGTTAGAATCTGGCTCTCGACCTCGAGATGCGAACTCAATAGTTAAAATTGGACAAATGTGAATGCAAAGGCAACAGCAGGAGCATGGGGCACCTCTAACCAATTGGCTAAAGATTTGCTCATAGTCAACGTCGGGCCTAGTCTTATTAGTATTTTCCTTTGGTTTCGTATTTGTTTGTTTTGTGTTCAAGAATAAAATATAGGTTAAGAAGAGTAatttgttcaaaataaaaataaagagagaaacaATTACATCAGATCATGGCTGTGGGAAGACCTAAAAGTTTACTGAGTGCCGCATGTAGAATGTTGGAAACCATTGGCTTGACAACAAGGTTCAACCATTGCATCGATTACTGTGCTTTATTCTGGAAAAGCTTTATCCTTTTTAACATGCATTAAATTATACGGTATCTATGCcgtattaataaaaaataaataaattaatctatgtacttaaaataaagaataaattagtctttcaattaaaattttattattatagtttgTCTCTATACATCAACTATATATATTGTTTAGTTATTCCATCTATTATATATATGGTGTGGAAGGtcatatacatgtgagtgaaggTGGTTAAAATATGAGTTGTTTGAAGAGATTGGGGTTCAAGAGTAAGAAGAGAGATAGTCCAtctatttggttatttttgagatGTCACCTTTTAGGTATAGTCTGTCATGGTAGAACAACATATATAGAATGTACGAGTGACATGTATTCTATCCATATCAAATGTGAATCTTGAGTTCATTAAATCTTCAACTCTTATCTCCCATGAGGGTTGTAATAAGAGATAGACTAGCAAAAATAGAAAAGTGATGAGGTAAAGTACGATACAGGTATAatacaattatttaaacaaaccctAACATTTTAAAAACCTAAAGGTTGTCAATAAACAAAgtccaaataaaaaataagtgcGAATGATGAGATCGGGTGTTTTTTTTAATTgccatattaaattaattattgtataAATGAGGGATGGCTCTTTACGGCTCTCTCTTCTCCTTTTTTTAGTTTTGAGGGTACGGCTACCTGGTCAAGGGAGACAATTGGGTGTGTTTTTCTTTAGATTCCAGTAACGATGAAATTAGACATTATATAatataagagaaaaagaaaattaaacacattgttttcttttaatcACGGATAAACCgattaaaaatatttagaatgATAGCGTATCAAAAGGACCAAGAAGTTTTTACTAATTTTTGTAgacaaaataatttcaaaataatttgaatactttaaaattttaaatatcatataataatattatacttttataacttaaatatttaattcatatGATGATGTGTGtattaaaaaaaaggttgatgAGTCTAACCGTCTAAGCCTAAAATTGCGTAAATACTTAGCTtcattttcgtattttattatgtCTGCTAATACAAGTATactgaaaaagaaaattataaagaaGTTGGAGGGGCTCTTTCAAAACAGACTGATTGTTTAATGTTCGGATTTAAAGAAataatctcaaaatttttaaccCATCAACGCTTCTTGCTTTAATAGTGGGATTAAACTCAATCATATAGTATGTGCCAAGATTTTTACTTTATTCGTTTAGGAAGGCTTTGTATTAGGAGCCTCCTTCACACAAAAAATGAGCaagttagtccttaaacattaaatcaaatagcaaattaGTCATTCTGTTAAAAGTTTCATCCATTCCTATTGTTAAAACCGGTCTTTGCCAGTTTTTACCagtaaaaatgattgaattttttataataaaaaaattatagggCATTGTTATTATTTAAACACTAAAATAGGTGTGAAAAGTACTTCAATGTCCTTTGCTTTTTCCACCGGATGTTTAGCGTTGTAAAAGGTAAAACACACCATTTGACACCTcaatagaggtgctcatgggccgggcggcccggcccggcccgacggcccgcccaaaatatgggagggtttgggtaaaaatataggtccgaaatatgggcttgggcaaaaaaatgaggcccgattaaaaaacgggccgggcctcgggcaccacttttttggcctgggcccggcccaaatataataaatatttttatttttttattttttaattttaaaatactttaaaatacttttttaaaattttttttaattttaaaatatttttaaaatatttttaaaatgcttttttaattttttttaattttaaaatatttttaaaataaatttttttaattttcaaaataattttttggtatttatttaaaaaaatgggccgggccgggccgggtcccggcttatgaattttttcccgggccaggcttgggcaaaattctaggcccatatttcgggctaaAATTTTTTctaggcccggcccggcccatgagcagctCTACACCTCAACCCACCATTAAAAAAACAGTCATCAAAATTCTTAACTTTTAccaaaacatagtaaaatattcTTACTACGGTTACttttactaatattaataatttgtcCAGGAaaggaagaaattgaaaaagtaaatATCACTTTCAAAGCGAAGTTACCTTAGGGtggggttttttacaaaaataatataaaaaaataaaaaattaccaaaatgttataacttttttttatttattaaaaaatatataatttttttatttaccaaaatatataaaaaaataaaaaaaagaaaaaaaaacagaaaaagaaaaaaaaacctggacTGATTTGACAACTCCCTCGGTGGAGGGAAGCAGGTTGGCAGCACCAAACAAGGGATCCCTGTTGGCGGCACCACCCTTGAATTTAAGGGTGGTCGGTTGGTGGGGGGAAGAAGGAGagtggaagaagaagaaagaaaggaagaaagaaaaagaaggaaaaggaaaggagaggaaagaaagaaaaagaaggaaagaaaaggaaaggggaggggaggaaagaaagaaaaataaggaaagaaaaggaaaagagaagagaaaaaaaaaagaacgaagaagaagagggaaggaaggaaaaaaaagaaaataaggaaatttttattattaatttaagatttttgtaatatttgtgtgttaaaaaataatgttaagtatattttacgtattttattaatttatttaggatATATAATTTTTGAGATATATTTAGCATGAAAAAATTCATGGTATGTACATTATATGTtgattaggaatttttttttatgaaattgacttAGGATGTTGAAATTAGTTTTGTTAGGAAAATGAcattaaaagtaaaatcataaagaaatatatttaagaaaacataaaatacgaaaagaaaaaacaaaaattatatattcacCGAAAGTAAGAAAATGCgaaaaaaattatatctttaataaattttaaacataatgcactgaaaaagtataaaattataaaatttaaaatgacgatattttttaaaataataaaatgagtagagaaaaatacgaacaaatggccaaaataatagtgtattactaactttttaaaaaattgagaaatagttaatacaaatattttaaaaaaatgtaatgaaataatataaagtaataaaataaaaaaaaaattattgaaagtaataaaaatcgggaAAAAATACGAGCAAATGGCAGGGATAAGGATTTTTTTCTTACACCAAATAAAAAACCCGTTTTTAGTATTtctttattttggtaaataaaaaatatatataatattttggtatttttttaatattttattatttttttaatgttttattatgggttttataaaaaaataatataaaaaataaccaaaataaccaaaatattataacttttttatttaccaaaatatatataattttttttatttaccaaaatatataaaaaaagtaaaaaacaaaaaaaataaaaaaacagaagaaaaaaaacacactaaatttataaattaattttacactaaataaactaaataatacGAGTAAATGGCAGGGATAATGGTTTTTTttcactaaattaattttaaaaacacactaaattaataaatttcaaacattatataaaattataaaattagaaatgaagatattttaaagtaataaaatgcggagaaaaaaatacgaacaaatggccgaagtaagagtttttaactaacttttttttcaacttgcaggcatcgcaatggctTCATTGATTAGCAGCAAAAGCCACATATCTGATGCGGTTAATAACGCGGTATGagttattatttattaatcatgggttctatttatttaaaaaggataGACGTACAAAGAAATAATGTTATCGTAAatttttttctgtaatttaacactatcagGACTCGTACCGAGTTTTAAAGGGCCGTGTGAGTGTTTTGAAGAATACTCCGGATGCACGGTTGATGCCGTACTTAGAGCTAGCCAGATTTGGGTCCGTAGCACAGATCCGGTACACCATCTTGCGCTTTGATTTATTATCTGCGCTAGTGGAGCGGTGGCAcccggagacccacacttttcatttttcGTGCGGGGAGTGCACAGTGACATTGGAGGATGTAGCGTTGCAGCTTGGGCTCCCAATTGACTGTAGTCCCGTAACGGGATTATCTGCATTTACCGATCCGGATGCACTTTGCTATCAGCTTCTAGGAGACTCACCAGGGGACGGTGAGTCATATTTTTCGGGCGTACAATTTACATGGCTGAAAGCCAAGTATGGACAATTATCAGCGACAGCCACTAAAGGCGAGTTGATGTGCGCTGCTCGAGCGTATATCATGCATATCATAGGGGGAGAAATCATGCCTGATGCAAGCAATGACAAGGTGCATTTGATGTACTTGCCCCTATTAGCTGACTTGTCCAGTGTTAGCTCCTATAGCTGGGGCTCAGCTGTGTTAGCAGCCTTGTATCGAGAGCTTTGTCGGGCGACAGATCCGAAAGTTCGCGACATTGGCGGATGCCTCTCACTGTTGCAGTTCTGGGCACTGTATCGAATGCCATTTTTGGCATCGGTTAGACACCAACCGTATGTTTATCCACTGCTGAACAGGTAATAAAATATAACTTCTCGTTATTTGTAGTCATAATATATTGACCAATGTTACCAACCAACTCTAAACGCTATATTTGTTTTTTGTAGGTGGAGTGGTCGTCCGGGGATCGGGCAGTCGTATAATGTCCCGCTATATCGCCTCATGATTGAACAGTATGCTCGGGATGGGGTAAGAtgctattataatattcatgctATAGTCATATTCATGACATCTTACTTTCTATATCTTACGCACACGTTATGGCTAAttataaccatgttattaatcatgcagtttatatggaCGCCGTACCGAACGCCAGAAATTACCACCGTGGTACCCTCGTCTGCGTACGTACATTCGTACATATGGTGCACTAGCGcaccaattataaattttaacatgGTCGAGTGGTATCACGAGGATCGGGTGCTACGGTAGTTTGGCTTCATCCAACCTATCCTGGATCCGCCGTGTGAGGTAGGAGAAGTTCACGGCAAGAATAAGAGAGGAAAGTCCATAATAGATTGAGGAATTAAGCATCGGAAATTTGTGGCGTTGTGGAACGATCGATTTCATCGAAGTCCTCAGATGGTTATGGCTACCGACTCGCAACCATCAGAAGAGTATATGCAATGGTACTTTAGTTGTGGGAAGCCATATTTATACGGAGGCCAGTCGGTTGTTATCCCCCCACACATGCAGCTACATGGGGGATCGGCCACAGTGGCCCAGCATGATGCAGATCCCATGGCATATTATTCTTCGGAACCACCGGAGCTCGAGTAGGAGCCCCAGCCAGATCCGGAACAATCTGGATTTGTCGGTTCAAATAGCTATCATTCGAAATTGTCAGGCACTGACAATTTGCCGAGCCTCTCAGGGCCAGAATATGCATACGACTTTGAACTATTCGGATCCTACTCATCCGACCCATATCCGCAGCATTATGGGACTCCCTCAGGTGCATCACGTTCGTCGCTGCCGAACGAGGGACCTGCTCAAAATTATTTCCTCCCTATTTTTACTACACCACCATCTGCGCCAAATGAGAATGTCTGT contains the following coding sequences:
- the LOC107907781 gene encoding serine/threonine-protein phosphatase 7 long form homolog, whose product is MASVCNVSTGIAMASLISSKSHISDAVNNADSYRVLKGRVSVLKNTPDARLMPYLELARFGSVAQIRYTILRFDLLSALVERWHPETHTFHFSCGECTVTLEDVALQLGLPIDCSPVTGLSAFTDPDALCYQLLGDSPGDGESYFSGVQFTWLKAKYGQLSATATKGELMCAARAYIMHIIGGEIMPDASNDKVHLMYLPLLADLSSVSSYSWGSAVLAALYRELCRATDPKVRDIGGCLSLLQFWALYRMPFLASVRHQPYVYPLLNRWSGRPGIGQSYNVPLYRLMIEQYARDGFIWTPYRTPEITTVVPSSAYVHSYIWCTSAPIINFNMVEWYHEDRVLR